The region AGAACTCTATCATCTATCCTCCCAACTTAAATGAGACGAAAAGAAAGTAAATAAGTATCCTAAACCTTACCTAATTGACCAgttaaaaaatatataattatcCCTCCCACAATATAACATTCAAGATACACTCAATAATATCCGATAGGCCGCTGAACAAATCTCAAATCTAATAAAGTCAAGAAAAAAAACTTTAGAATATTGGCTTCAAAATACTAAACTCTTACCCAACCATAAAAGAactattttttaattatttttattaaaaatttaaaataaaaatctaataatatttattataaataaaataaaaaattatgtATTTTATAAATATAATACATTTCtaagaaaatatattttttgaaaataaaatatttttttttattgaaagtaaaaaaatagtttttaaaaagtatttttcctttaaaataaaatattttttttaaaatatcattttaattctgaaaaaataagttaaaaaaaattcaaaatataaaaTCAATTTATAAATACAGATTGATTTAATTATAAATCGCACACTGTTTGATTTTTATTGAAATTTGAACTGAAGTTTTATTTTTAGTTCATGATTCATGGCGACAGGATTCAGTTTTTTTCTTCTCGATAGTACTAATTAAGTTTAAGTTGACCTATTTGCGGTCCTCAAACTCCATCTACTGTACTACTTAGCTTACGTTTGACCACTAATGGtgatatttttcaatttttgttacTTTAGGGAATATTTATTTCACCGTATAAAAATTTAATCCCAAAAATAATTGTCTGGGATATAAGATCCCAAAGAATTAGGTTTTATAAAAAATGTTTGGGAGTATTTTAAAATTCCagaatttttttatttcaaattcTATTTAATTAATAATATACGTTTAGGAAGTATTTGTAGCAATGGGATAATCAACTATTTCTAAACGTGATGGTAACAGTCAGGAATAAAAAATTATTAGGAACTCAATAAAGATAAAAGTTTGTTGAGAATAATTTTGTATTCTTTTCTAAAAAGATAGTCTGTATTTTTAACCTTAGAGAAATACTTGCATGAAAATATAAAAACACCTGTGATTGTTTGTAAAACTAATTGTTACAGTGTGTCTGACTAAGAATTTTCCACAAGCTTAAACCTTAAATTCTCAAGAATATGGAATGTGTTCTGTATTCCTAAAACAAACAGACCTTGTAAAAACATCCCTGGATTGAAGGATATTTATACATGATGTATGTAGAATGCATTATTAAGTTAGAAGAAAATGTTGCAAGTATCTAAGACCATCTTCAACACCAACATACCTCCAATCAACAACACTCAAAATCCCCATCCTTACCTTCTCCACCCTCACTTTCCCACCACTATCACACATCCCCACCTTCATATCCGCCACCACTGAACTCGCCACCACTTTTGAACAACAACTCGGCGCCGGTAGCTCCTGTGAAAACCACTCCTCGCCGCCACCCGCAAACCTCACCTTCCTCTCGCAATCCATCAAAGTGAAAATCCCTCTCCATCCTTTCACCACCACATTCCACGTTACCTTAACCACCTCCTCCAAACCCTCGTTCTTCATCAATACACACTCCTCCAAACCAACACCAAAACTAAACACGCCAGGAGGGTCCACCACCAGTGCGTCCACAGGTATGGATGCGGCCGCTACCACGCGAGATTCGCGCTTCGAAGTAATGGAGACCCCAAACACGAGGTCACTTAGGGAGAGGGTTGGCTTCGAAAGAGTCTGGCGGCGGCGCAAGGCGGCAGAGTGGCCTAATGCGAACAGGTGGCAATATGAAACGGCGGATGGAAGAGTTGAAAGAGAAGGAAAATGGGTGGTTACGATTGGTTTCCAAAGTTCATCAGAGGACATAGAATGTAGCCATGATCTTGATACGCATGAAGCTATGGCCAATGTTTTGGGGTCAAGATGATGTGCCACGAGGATAAGAACTTCCCATGATTGAATTGCAGGAGTTTCCTTTTCCATGGAGGTTTGAATCTTCTTTTTCATGATAATAAAATTGTTATGTCGTTTTAGGTTACTTTGAGGTTTATAGAACGTCAAAAGGCGGTTATTGATACAAAGGTTGTAGGAGGTGACGCGTGGAGGATGTTTGCGGTTTGCATGTCTGTAGAGTGCCACGCAAGATTCATGTTGGAGATTATGCCACGCAGCAAAAGACACGTATGTGCGTGTCTATGATTTTGACGAACACAACCCTAACAAATATTTTTACACACAACCGAtcataattttttattaattaaaaaataaaaataaaattttatctCTCCTTCATAATCAATAAATCCAATTAAAAATAAGTTATATCttaaacaaatttaaattttttgAATGTGGATTTACTTAAGTTTCCATCACTAAATCTCCTTTTTGATGATTTCAATTAGTAAATCACTTTGAGCATACATAGTATCTCACTTGGAGGTTATCACGGATGATTCACGAAAGTACACATTAAATATGACTTGTAAGTTAGGATAGGATAGCGATGAAAATTACAGTTGAACATATACAGTAAGAATATTTTTAATCCTTATTTCTATTAAACTTACTTTACATTATTCTtagaataataataatatatatatatatatatatatatatatatatatatatatatatatatatatataaaattttTAGCATTGATATTATTTgttcttgttctttatctcctaaggatggatataaagtttttagcattgatactatttgttctttagttgaaaaatattatcctatggattttagtgatcaagagaagaataatttgtaatttcaactccaacattttctatttgttgctcgtcaagcatcaaacttgaataatttatcaa is a window of Lathyrus oleraceus cultivar Zhongwan6 chromosome 6, CAAS_Psat_ZW6_1.0, whole genome shotgun sequence DNA encoding:
- the LOC127097357 gene encoding probable F-box protein At5g04010; its protein translation is MKKKIQTSMEKETPAIQSWEVLILVAHHLDPKTLAIASCVSRSWLHSMSSDELWKPIVTTHFPSLSTLPSAVSYCHLFALGHSAALRRRQTLSKPTLSLSDLVFGVSITSKRESRVVAAASIPVDALVVDPPGVFSFGVGLEECVLMKNEGLEEVVKVTWNVVVKGWRGIFTLMDCERKVRFAGGGEEWFSQELPAPSCCSKVVASSVVADMKVGMCDSGGKVRVEKVRMGILSVVDWRYVGVEDGLRYLQHFLLT